One genomic segment of Catalinimonas alkaloidigena includes these proteins:
- a CDS encoding peptidylprolyl isomerase → MRPIKTTKFLSARLIFFSFVIFFLHACASKKKVTEIHAPTPLNLSEQAIFTYGQDSVIADDFQYIYLKNHKDSLDKWDEEEIEKSVQDYLDLYINFKLKVKAAYAAGFHQQPAFQQEFEKYRKQLAKPFMVENRFKEMLVKEAYDRLKEEIHASHILINVPEKTSGADTIAYFQKADSLRKLALEGRSFSMLAEKYSDDPSAEQNGGNLGYFSGLQMVYPFESVAYQTPPGSISKPVRTNFGYHVIKVHDRRPYQGKVKVAHIMIRFQNDEGENEGSKSYQKALEIYNKLQAGADWNEMTERYSEDQSTRSSGGEFPYFSAGGTLNSFEETAFRLSQVGDISKPVKTRYGWHIIKLVDRKGLEPFEMLRPLIERKIESNLQQMKVEDKTVALLKEENQYEPNNAIIRQSIDYLSATPEIAKPHRLGVLFSISDTVFAFSALEGYLEEKQITLPVDSSRAKQLYAAFEEDKILSYEESHLADKYPDYRRLAQEYKEGILLFDIMEDKVWGEASENESKLLEYYQHHQENYRWKERLDATIFEAIDEKTIQRADQIIGTQKINKRLIEEVEEKVNQESALNLQIFKDIYEEGESRSGAEEVIDQINWKVGSYVTEANDRVYKVVVHEVIPPSQKEFEEVKGRVISDLQQALDREWIVTLRSTYPVSVDKEVLTKLIQQLIAENE, encoded by the coding sequence ATGAGGCCCATTAAAACCACAAAGTTTCTCTCTGCCAGGCTTATTTTTTTCAGTTTCGTTATTTTCTTTCTGCACGCATGTGCCAGCAAGAAGAAAGTTACTGAAATTCATGCCCCAACTCCCCTGAATTTATCCGAACAGGCTATTTTTACTTATGGTCAGGATTCTGTGATCGCGGATGACTTCCAGTACATCTACCTGAAGAACCATAAAGACTCTCTGGATAAATGGGATGAAGAGGAGATAGAGAAATCTGTACAAGACTATCTAGATCTGTATATCAATTTTAAGTTAAAGGTAAAGGCAGCCTATGCTGCTGGATTTCATCAGCAACCAGCATTTCAGCAGGAGTTTGAAAAATACCGAAAACAGCTGGCAAAACCTTTTATGGTGGAGAATCGCTTTAAGGAAATGCTGGTCAAGGAAGCCTATGATAGGCTGAAGGAAGAAATCCATGCCTCGCATATCCTGATCAATGTACCCGAAAAAACTAGCGGTGCAGATACCATAGCATATTTTCAGAAAGCAGATAGCCTGAGGAAGCTTGCCTTAGAGGGAAGGTCATTTTCTATGCTTGCCGAAAAGTATTCTGATGACCCCTCGGCAGAACAGAATGGAGGAAACCTTGGCTATTTTTCAGGATTACAAATGGTATATCCATTTGAAAGCGTCGCCTATCAAACCCCTCCGGGGTCAATTTCTAAGCCGGTAAGAACCAATTTTGGCTATCATGTGATCAAAGTTCATGACCGCAGACCCTATCAGGGAAAAGTGAAAGTGGCACATATCATGATCAGGTTTCAGAATGATGAGGGGGAAAATGAAGGTTCAAAATCTTATCAGAAGGCGTTAGAAATTTATAATAAATTACAGGCGGGAGCGGATTGGAATGAAATGACCGAGCGTTATTCAGAGGATCAATCTACCCGTTCTAGTGGAGGTGAGTTTCCCTATTTTTCTGCCGGTGGCACCCTGAATAGCTTTGAAGAGACAGCTTTTAGATTAAGTCAGGTGGGAGATATTTCCAAGCCAGTAAAGACCAGATACGGTTGGCATATTATCAAACTGGTGGACAGAAAGGGGTTAGAGCCCTTTGAAATGCTCCGTCCGCTGATTGAGCGGAAGATAGAAAGTAATTTACAACAGATGAAAGTTGAGGATAAGACAGTAGCTCTTTTGAAGGAAGAAAATCAATACGAGCCTAATAATGCAATCATCAGGCAATCTATTGATTACCTGAGTGCCACGCCTGAAATTGCAAAGCCTCATCGCTTAGGTGTCTTATTTTCAATCAGTGATACAGTGTTTGCCTTTTCAGCCTTGGAAGGTTATTTAGAAGAAAAGCAGATCACATTGCCGGTGGATAGTAGCCGTGCGAAGCAGCTGTATGCAGCCTTTGAAGAAGATAAAATCTTGTCATACGAAGAATCTCACTTGGCCGACAAGTATCCTGACTATCGTCGTCTGGCTCAGGAATATAAAGAAGGAATTCTGTTATTTGATATCATGGAAGATAAAGTTTGGGGAGAAGCCAGTGAAAATGAAAGTAAATTACTGGAGTATTACCAACATCATCAAGAGAACTATCGTTGGAAAGAAAGGCTTGATGCAACTATTTTTGAAGCAATAGACGAAAAAACAATCCAAAGAGCTGATCAAATCATTGGAACACAAAAGATAAATAAAAGGCTGATTGAGGAAGTAGAAGAGAAAGTAAACCAGGAATCCGCATTGAATCTTCAAATTTTTAAGGACATATACGAAGAAGGAGAAAGTAGAAGCGGTGCTGAAGAAGTTATTGATCAAATCAACTGGAAAGTCGGCAGCTATGTGACGGAAGCTAACGATCGCGTTTACAAAGTTGTGGTGCATGAAGTGATACCTCCATCACAGAAAGAATTTGAAGAAGTTAAAGGGAGAGTGATCTCTGATTTGCAGCAAGCATTAGATAGGGAATGGATCGTGACGCTCAGAAGTACCTACCCAGTTTCCGTTGATAAAGAAGTATTAACAAAATTGATACAACAATTAATAGCCGAAAATGAATAA